In Lolium perenne isolate Kyuss_39 chromosome 5, Kyuss_2.0, whole genome shotgun sequence, the sequence CCCACCCCTTCAGGCTACTGTGTCATCTAATTTGCAGCCTCTTGAGTGACAGAACACTATCGTCATCATCGACAACCTTCTTTGAAGAAGAAAGTTTCCATAAGCACAGCTTTTGGTCTGCTGAAGCCGATGCGAACCCTGCAAAAAACAGTAAGATCTTCAGTGGCGACGATAGTATCTCCGGCCAAGTCAAAGTATGTTTCTTACTCGGCTTACAACCTGTCTTAGCTCAAGAACTCTCTTTTTGTGATAGTTTATATCTGCAACTTTCTCCATGGAAGGGTAGGACCACACGCTTGGCTCGTTATTGCTATAACCATGAGCGCTCACGATCTCGTTCTCGTGCCGATTCCACTCCAATCCGCAGACCTTCCAGAGAGCATCAATGTACACTATAAACCTCCATACTGCTGATACATGCAGTAAGAAGGTTTCTAGACGCACATTGAACCGTAATGCACATTATCCGAGAAACTATTTTTATGGTTTTCAAGCAAGATCCATTCTTGGTGTTCCAAATTTTGATGCATCGATCAGCAgttccgccgccagaagcaagcttACTTGATGTGGAAGGACACCAGGCGAGGACTCTCACTGCAGAGTGCTCAGCTAATCTGTGAAGGAACCTAGTCGGTCCCATGTTTAAAGAATGCCACACATAAACAACATCGTCGTTAGCACCGCTGCGAGCCGCGTTCCATCTGGAGACCATCTCAGACCGCACACCTCAGATCTGTGTCCTTTAAGATGGTACACACCCGTGCCAGCTCTGACTGAAGTTACACAAGAAAACATATTCATGAGACAAAAAAGGAGAAGTATTGCTCATCCTGGATATTGTTGCATGATAACATAAGCCAAAATCAAAAGCAAATATTTAGGTGCTTTGTGGCTTATAAGCCAAAACTCAGTGAAGATCCTGTCGGCTGCAGCCTAGGATCAGTGCGGGCAGGGGCGGCAGGCCTGGAGCCAAACCAAAGCAGGCCCGACCTCTATATCTTGGTTCACGCCTTTCCATTTCTTGTTTCAGAAACACATGCAGAAGAGAAGAAGGCCCGAGTTACCTCATGGATGGAACTAGGGACGAGGTCAGAGTCCCACGCCACGCCATAAGATACCATGCCGCTGGCCAACAATCAAATAGACGACGATAGACTGGTGTAGCCACAACACTCAcctctcctcttctctcctctcctctcctctcctctcctcgacaagtaaaagtcaaagtctaagtcacacACGCACCCCGCACGCGGTGAGTGAGGATGGTCTCACATATATAGAGAGCTGGGAGGTTGAAGGAGAGAGGCTGATGTGATTTCCATATGCGGATTGAGACGATGAACGGTATGGATCAGTTGTGCCATGGATCACTAACTTAGCATTGTGTCTTTGGCGGAAATCAAAGCAACCCAAACCAATATGGCAGGTTCTACTTAATTGCTGGGTAGCACCCGAGCGGTCATGCCAATATAATTCGATAATCACGATCGTGGGAAGCGGGCCTTTAAAGTCATGCAGCACGGACGTGGGATACCAGCCATTAAACTCGTGCAGATTGATGTTTTCCAGCTGCAGGCTGCGTACTAGtatataggattgataaagcagccATGCCAATATAATCCGGTAATCACGGACGTGGGAAGCGGGCCTTTAAAGTCATGCAACGTGGACGTGGGATGCCAACCATTAAACTCGTGCAGCTTGATGTTTTCCAGCTGCAGGCTACGTACTGGTATATAGGATTGATAAATTCTGTTGGATAACTTCTCATGAACCTAACCAAACGAATGCGATGTGTTCTCGAggacggacttgaccaacattaccGTCTCAAGTCTGCACCGTGGCTTCGTCTCTGACACACAAGCCACGGCAAGTGCGACACAAGCATTGCCATCAACGATGAACCACACTGGTCACGCTCGTGGAAGTCTAGCCGATTGGTTTTCTTTAGCTTACTAAAATAATACGTGCGGATCAACTTCAAGTTTTTCCGTTGAAAAAAGAAAGTTAAAGGTTAGTTACATTCTTCCCATCACCTTGCATAAGTTTTGGATATTAAATATTTGATGCTGAGTTAAAGAAATTACCAACTGATAGCAGTTTTGAACAAAGAGAAGTGCAAGTAAAATATTTGGCGGCATCTCTACCAACCACGACCAGCATATGCATGAACATGAGTTTGCTACAGCACGAACCAACATCAACTGAAGAAGGAAAGCAACAAAATAAGCAACCCCTATAATTGGTATCACAAGTTTAAATAGAGAGAAATACAAGTTTAGAAAACCATGCTCAATCATAAAAAAGAGATGCAACCAACCTACACAACATGTAGCTTAACAACAAGCACCCTTAACCTTTTAGGACACCACATCCCTACGTCAACTATAAAATGATAAGAAGAAAGAGGGTAGGCCAGAGGCCACGGCTCTCTCCAAGCCGCTTCTCTCCATTTCTGCATCAGGAAGTGCTGCATCCACCCCTGCCCTCCACAAGCGCCACCCACAATAGTTCAATGGCTACTGCTCCATGCAAAGCTCCTCTAGCGCTACGCTCCAGCCAGCTACCACAAACCAGCTGAATAAGAAGGCTCGGCCAACTAGTCCTCTATCCAGCACCTGCACAAATGATAGGAGACCAAGTGAGAGGGAGAGGTTCACCTCGACTTAAGTACAAGCACACCCAGGCTACAAGATGCGCGAAGCTAAATTCAGTAAGAACATGGAATATCCAAGCTTTGCAAGAGGCTGCCAAATAATAGTACTACCTCCATACCGGATTAATGGGCAATTACGCATTTCGAGAAACAAGTTTAACTataaatttggtcaacaaaatatgagatatatgccacaaaaattataccgttggattcgtattcaaaaaatgttttcaataatataatttttgtgatatatatcttatattttattgaccaaattaGTAGTCAAACTTGTTTCTCGAAGTGCGTAATTGCCCATTAATCCGGTATGGAGGTAGTAACAAAGTTTCAAGTTATAAGCATGACCATCCAATGTCAAATGATACAATGATCTACTAGATAGCAACAGATTTTAAGTCAAATTATAGTAGGATCTAGTAGAGAGTATGCCCAGTTGAAATCAAATCAAAATGGAGACCAAATGCTATCTTAGCTAGCTCCTAGATTCGAACCTCAATTTTTAGTGTAGCTACTTCCCAATACCTGCAAAGCGGGGCATAACTTTCTCCGGTCAACACACATGCTCCAGGCAACAACCCACTGTAGCATTTGACCGGCATCTCGCGCTCTCCTGCATATAACAGAAAAAATACTagtttattacaaagcatatgaatcaTTTCGCTATACTACATAGAGAAAGTTTGCAAAGAGTACATAAATATACACACGCATAATCTGCTGAAGAACAGGGGACACTTGTGCACCTCGCATAAATGTGGTTGATGTAAGGATGCTAAACACAAATGCCACTACAAGGATGTAAAGATTAATCTCAAATGTGTATCCACCACTGTGAACATCACATTCACATCTTGAAAATTGGCATAAACACAATGTGGAACATAAGGACATCCAGTTGGCAGTAATCAAGAAGAAATTTATGTGTAGCTAGTTCACAGGTCCAAGACCTCAATTCATACAAGTCTAGCTCTATATCATTTAGCTCAACTTGCCACAGGAAAAATTCAGCCAAGAACATGGAATATCCCAGCTTTGCAAGAACCTGCCAGATTATAGTAAAAAAGTTTCAAGTTCTTACCATGACCATCCAATATATGTCAAATGATACGAGGATGTACCAAACAGCAATAAGATTTTAAGTCAAGTAATACAAGGATCTACTAGAGAGTATGCCCAGgtgaagtcaaatcaaatggagacctCAATTTGAAGTGTAGCTAGTACCTAGTACCTGCAAAACTGTCGCCACAACTAGCACAATCCTGGTGCATGGCTTTCTTATGTCTACAAACATGCTCTAGGCCACCCACTGCAGCATTCCACCGGTGTCTGGTGCTCTCCTACAAGTAACAGAAAAAAACAAGTTTATTACCAATACCATGGATTGCGTAGGAATCATTTCACTGAACTAGATAGAGCAAGTTCGCAAAGAGCACATCAATATACACACAAATAATCTGCTGAAGAACAAGGGACACTTGAGCAGACAAATGAGTGATTAAACAGTAGGGAATGTGGACAACAGCGAGTTAAGTTACCCTTCAAATAAAAATAATTTTTTGAACAGGCAAATAATAACAAGTTTGTTCAATGATGTTTAGTTACCTCATCTAAACCTGAAAAGCAGCATATCACATTATCTCTCTCTAGGCTCTGATACTTAAATTCGTAACACCAAGTTTACCTACTGCAGAAAGGCATCAACCAAAGCTACAAGTGTAGATCCGCCATTGTTCACCACAGCAAGGAAGAAAACAAAACCATGTTTTCAGCCTGAGGTGTTACTTGTCAGCCGTGAACCTTTCACCTCGTAAGGACACAAGCACTTCAGGTAATGGATGATAGAGCCCTAGCAAAACCCCATTTGCTACTCTTGAAAAATAATCGGATTTGTgcacaaacatttagtaaaagggCATTCTTTTTTCATTCAGGCATTCGTCTAATGGATCACTACAAAACACTCTGATATGGCATAATACGACATACCAGAACATAAGTATTTTTAGCTAGGGCTCAGTAGGCATATCAGTAAGTGATCAACTTGAACTCTGGTAAATAATATCCAAATTCTTGATACTTCATCCAATGAGTAACCAACCAATTCAAAACAACTACGAGTGCCATAAAACTATGAACTATACTTATTAACTGGCCGTACTAGAAAAGATATATCATCTAAAATTCTTGTAAAACTGTAAATAGAAGAAAACTAGAACTTTATTTCATCTGATCATGAATCTAACCACATAGTTACCAAATCAACCAAGCATTACAACCAGGCATTCTTGTTTCATACTGATATTTAGCTAATGTATCACTATGAACTACTCCTCATAGATTTATATTGATATACCAGCACATAAGCATTTTAGCTACAGATCAACAGGCATATGAAATAAGTATAAGCAAGTGAACAAGTGAACTCTGATATAAAAATGTTAAACAACTTCCTGATGCTGCAGTCGGTGAGCAATGAGTTGCCGA encodes:
- the LOC127302604 gene encoding uncharacterized protein isoform X3, translating into MHAWRVAFFFDSHGFLESTRHRWNAAVGGLEHVCRHKKAMHQDCASCGDSFAGEREMPVKCYSGLLPGACVLTGESYAPLCRYWEVATLKIEVLDRGLVGRAFLFSWFVVAGWSVALEELCMEQ
- the LOC127302604 gene encoding uncharacterized protein isoform X5 — its product is MPGGWPSSLTPMVFWFLRFKLGSVKQKIVLQESTRHRWNAAVGGLEHVCRHKKAMHQDCASCGDSFAGEREMPVKCYSGLLPGACVLTGESYAPLCRCWIED
- the LOC127302604 gene encoding uncharacterized protein isoform X4; its protein translation is MHAWRVAFFFDSHGFLESTRHRWNAAVGGLEHVCRHKKAMHQDCASCGDSFAGTRRARDAGQMLQWVVAWSMCVDRRKLCPALQVLDRGLVGRAFLFSWFVVAGWSVALEELCMEQ
- the LOC127302604 gene encoding uncharacterized protein isoform X1, producing MPGGWPSSLTPMVFWFLRFKLGSVKQKIVLQESTRHRWNAAVGGLEHVCRHKKAMHQDCASCGDSFAGEREMPVKCYSGLLPGACVLTGESYAPLCRYWEVATLKIEVLDRGLVGRAFLFSWFVVAGWSVALEELCMEQ
- the LOC127302604 gene encoding uncharacterized protein isoform X2, whose amino-acid sequence is MPGGWPSSLTPMVFWFLRFKLGSVKQKIVLQESTRHRWNAAVGGLEHVCRHKKAMHQDCASCGDSFAGTRRARDAGQMLQWVVAWSMCVDRRKLCPALQVLDRGLVGRAFLFSWFVVAGWSVALEELCMEQ